The following DNA comes from Ictalurus punctatus breed USDA103 unplaced genomic scaffold, Coco_2.0 Super-Scaffold_100046, whole genome shotgun sequence.
TCAAAGAATTTCCTGAGGGGGCACCTggcattgactacgtttacatggacagcagtaatctaattattgaccttactctgattaagataataatgtgattaaaatgtttaaatgtctgtaatacatgtccataatgtgactaaaacaggaatactccacctgtcttaattcgattagagcttaatttgattaaggtaattaaaaattgctgtttacatggtagtttcttaatcaaagtatggtcttaatcgggttaagagtggattattgttgtccatgtaaacgcactgattgaGCCATTTGAGTGGCTCTGACCAAACTTCCCTTCCCCAGTAGTTCCCACATCAGGCAATTTTTCTCCACTCTACAAAGGTATGACAAAGAGTGGCCTCAAAGTCTGGCTTTAAGCATCCGGCCTGGCAAGTACAGGCAATCCCAGTTAATCAGCCTGGAGTATTCTGGGTAACTGAGTTCCCCCACACGGCAACTCTTGCGGTGCACTGCTGCTGTCTTCTGCTGACTGTGCGAGGTGTAGCACAGCCTCTTACGCCTCACTTGTGCCTTAATACCTCTTAAAATGCTACAAGCAACATATGgagaaatgaagcatttgttttaatcCTATGTGCCATGATATGGCAATGACAATTCCATGGATGCAGCATTCCCTTTTAGCGAAACACAACACgagttttaatgcattaaaaagctttttttgttggaaagaaacagaatggTAATGGGTGGCTGATTGGCCTACAGTGAGTGACACATCATGTGTAAGTGAGTTATTAAAAGAGCCGGACACTGCCAGTACCAGCAGTGTGATCCTGACTCCAGGACAGGAGTCAAAATGGTAAAGGCACAGCTGCACAATAGCATTCCAAATAGTGTCCCCAGTGATACCCCTTGCTCACAGAAACAGCACACTGGAAAGTGTCAATACTATTTCCCAAAGCGCCAGCTCAGCCTAAAACGTCTCTTTAAGTGCCTGATGAATGTGAAGGTGTCAGGGTTGAACTAAAGTCGGAACAAACTGAACCAGTGGATAGAGAGTATCACAGCGCGcactctcatttaaaaaaaacagacatggaaAAGCATTTAAGTACATTGGTAGTGGGGTATAATACAGAAGACTAACACGGCACTACACACAGCCAGCTGCTATTACTGGGACAACACCACCGATGGACTCTGCATGGTCAGATGGGAGAACTATgcaataataaattttatttgtcgCCGCCTTTCATAACACTCAAGGATACCTTACAAGAAAGACAACATACAGATATAGCCGCAAGCGGTGATTATCGGGATCCAAGCACAAACTGCTTGTGTACAGTTATACGATTGACCATGTCTCttttcaaatataatacaagTCTTTAAGTGTCTCTACATGGAAGTGTTATTCTATGtactatattacaatatacaaataatactGTCTTCATTTTAGTTGGACAGCAATGCATTCAGTCATGTCTAGCAacttaacaaatgttttcagtatttaggatatataaaaatgaagataTTTTGAAGATCACAGATTTCTTTTGCAAACGGATTAGGCTTAGATGGTTTTagactttattaaactttatgaaactataatgaattttgTGCATAGTGGACcaattgaactatttatacTGAGATTTTAAACTATGAGACCTGAAAGGATTTGTTATCATGTGGCTCCCTCTGGTGGACAACATTAGTGTTATGGCCTtcttctctcattctcattgaTATGAATggctgatattttaaaaattgttgttgGCGCTCAGAGCATCAGAAatccatgaaacatgacatgcttACTCAATGTCTTGTTGTCCATGTATACCACATTTTGTGAAGTTTGAATATTGTGTTTAGAAGGCCAATTAGTCATTATGGGCCACACCCAGAATCAGCCTGTATCTCAGataaaactgttacaaagcggttttgctgctgatcatctgtAGGTGGCCCTAGGGGTGTTTTGATGTGGCTTATTGTGCGTATTACTTAAAAGCTGTatgtcaacatgaatatttaaatgacatgtaaggattgcttactacacaaactgaacttccatgcactgtgatgtgtgcattttatttcccatatagtgaaaactgtcaggacatctgcaccaggcagaacatgtacatatgaaggccatggtgtaggccaaggctaatgatgtattgcagtatgtactttgaagagaaacaggcaaattaaatgttagtaaaattgtaatgcatcttcagtatttaatggtatggtgtgtgtgtgtgtatactttttaGTGCACAAATGTGTAATATTGAACATATGCTTAGTTTTGCAAGACTTTGATTGTGTATGCATGTAGTTCTAACTGCACTGCTGTATCGTTTTCTTGTAGAAGTATTTTCCTAaattatgtgtctttttctacacagatggtggttagcattaaaacgatggtgagtgcacagctgctgcacctccctgtgaaggaacagggcactgtcacaaggaggtcacactttgagcaactttctattccacagacatattaaccattaccctttaaagtgttgaagagcttaaatctacgtgtgtgtgtgtgtgtgtgtgtgtgtgtgtgtgtgtgtgtgtgtgtgtgtgtgtgtgtgtgtgtgtgtgtgtgtgtgtgtgtgtgtgtgtgtgtgcgtgtgttgcagactgtgtgggacaaagacaaagcatagagaaaaaggaaagctgaactgtgctggaaaaagaccatgACTCAAACATTACAGAGCCagagtcattttatcaataagtacatagatctgctcacgcaggattcagaggatctggacgcctcagcctctacatcagcagagcaTAGGTACCTAAGCATGCTCGTAGCGACGCAGTGTTCTTAATAAGTcaacttgtattgtattctcaatatccaatcagtacatttatgtcagtaaatgcatgcatcaacacttccttgactttgctgagcagttgtctgttctttgtcctaaaagttcttgcatataatggtggtcttcacataacataagtaaattcccatcctttaactctttatcttgcatattcatttagagcattttctgttggggtaaatgagtagagaggatcctaggccatttttagcaatttcctggtgattaaaaaaagatgaacccatttattcaacattgattattttaacaaattcagagggaccttaacataaaattaaggttaTAATGTACTTGtaaccatccgtctctgcttggtacagccccagttcatgtgacagtgctctggtgtgtgtgggacctcgtcgttggcgtgccagaggaggagagaggaggcagaTGGAGATGTGTATCCTGTGTCACGAAGCGCAGGAGATCCTACCTGATGGCACCGCCATGGTGCTCGCTGCCTTTGTCCAACGCTCTACGGTCATGTCCAAGAACCGCAAAAGACCCCCTCACAATCCAGGTAAGGTTATGGTTTACAGTGTGCAAGTCAAGTAATTGGATAGGTTTGAGTAGccagtgtgcttatttctgGAGGATACATGTGTGTTCCAGAGAGCTATGATCCCCTCTTCATGCACCCTGACCTGTCCTTTGGTACCCATACCGGCAGCTgtggccacatcatgcactctctctgctggcagaggtgaggagttgggcaaaatgttacttctagacagccttctacttaatcccaaataaaaagttttgctgctttcaaatgtttgtggatataggcaatagatcagcagctaacagtaaatagtttgtctAGAAAATATGACCTTTATATGAGCAATTACAAATACATTAGctaatattaatcaatcagtcggaatgttttgtgactgaaaagtcaaaaacctaatctgtgatgtacaggaaagtcttcatggatgtgtggtgatcgataagatgtagatccaaattggatgtgtttggcttaaatatgcgatctgcagattttttttttttttttgacccaatacagtgagctgatcatcgacacaaagcatgaaacaaagcttgctatgtgcacttgactatttttcactgtctgtaaacttattgtgcctcatggggaagcaaagaacgttaacctgatctgaccttaggagtaagtgcagtgagtatcaaaagctaaagaaatcagGTGATGGAACTTGTTACGCTTGGTAATCAGCAATGCTCGGTTGTTGAGAACGTCAGATTCTGCTATGTGTTGTGCGCTTCCCaatcaaaaatacttttcatatGTTCCCGTTCTTCAATGGAGGGGAGTGCTGTCCAACAGTTTACACTCCTGAAGAAGAAGGTTACCTCGGAGAGCTTTACAAGCAGTATATTGTGTTCCCACGTCAATCCTACATCCATGTCAAGCTTAACAGCTCAGTGGATCAGTTTGCTTGTCACTGCTTAATAGATCTGACCAGTTCggtcatttctgtgattgcatgGTACATATAAAGCTCATGGAAATTTGACAGGTTGTCAAATAATGGTCTCTTAATCTTGCAGTTATTTTCTCTTACAGATACTTTGAGACACTCCAGAGTCAGGATGCGCAGTGGCTGCATGAGCAAACCAGTTGCGATGTAGTGAATGGGGAGTACTTGTGTCCACTCTGTAAGTGTCGCAGTAACACTGTCATTCCTCTCCTGCCCCTCACTGAGACCACCTGCAGGTACTCGCATACAAACTTGTGCTTGTGATTATTCTAAGTGGAGTTGCTCTGAATCCGGACCgcttaatattttaaccattgCATTGGCGAATTAGTTGTAGTGGCTCTGTAACCAATGCAAACTTGCCTATGAAATGCCATGGAAGGTTACAGAATGACACTGTAACAGTGCATACCCCATtccattattcctcttatttatttatatattttatagcaagGGAATTGATattgggcgcacggtggcttagtgtttagcactttcgcctcacaccgccagggtccgggttcgattcccgcggctctgtgtgtgtggagtttgcatgttctccccgtgctgcgtgGGTTTCCTTCAGATACCCCTGTTTACCCGGTACCCTGGTATCTCCccgtccaaaggcatgcatggtaggctgattggcgtgtctaaagtgtccgtagtgtgtgaatatgtgtgtgattgtgtgccctgcgatggactggcaccctgtccagggtgtaccccaccttgtgctagatgctccctgggataggctccagcttccccatgaccctgaaaaggagtaagcggttgaagatggatggatgggactTGATATCTGTAGCTGAATTGCATGTCTTGCCAAGTTGAGATCAGAGTATAGAATTTCTGCTTATGTAAGATGGCTAATCCACTGCTGTTGCAAGATATTTAGTCACACTGACtcagtttattacagtaaatttgcCAGCTGTCCCATTGAGTTTGACATTTTCTCtggttaaatagtaaaatgcatgcatgtttgtaGTTACAGCAATAGTGAGCAGCCAGGCCTGGCTCATTGGCTGAATGCAACGTATATAAGCAGATCAGAGCCTTGCACTCTGCTCATAAGAGAGTCAAGCCAACAAGTGAGTCTCATCATATATAGTGCGTGTGctccttatttgtgtgtgtatgtgtgcacatgcagtcatattgtggtgtttgtcttttagatgctggtgagacagagactgtgcaggactctcctcctcctgagaGTTTCAGGCTGGACCACACACCAGTGTAAGCATACCCACTGTTTCCTTTCACAACTGCGTATCTGAGCGTGTCTTTAACACTGATCTGTGATGTGTTTTGATAGCAACCCTTATTCAAGCTCCATAAGGGAGATGCTGATGACATTTGGGACCGCAACTTATAAAGTTGGCCTTAAGGTGCACCCTAATGAGCAGGACCCCTGTGTGCCTATTATGTGCTGGGGCAGCTGTTCTTACACCATCCAGTCTATAGGTCAGTCTGcacccatttcttacagactaaGAATTCATGTATAAGATTTACAATATTCACTGACCTGTGTTAATGGGTAgttagtaaaaatgttttactttttggtAAAGAACATTATGAtatgcatttgttgtttttctgtgcttGTATTTTGTACAGAGAGATTATTGGTAGATgaggagaagcctttgtttggaAGTTTACCCTGTAGACAGGTATGACAACCCAACTTattgtcatatctcagcccagccaggaCTCGGTTTCCCGAGAAGCAACACGGTATTCTACTGTGTTTATTCGATAAGTGACTTTGGCCTTTGCATACGTCCCCGACCACGATTTCTGTCTTGccccgtttgttttgtttgcatgatGCCTGACCCTCGCTTGCTTCTTGACTACGGACTGTGCTCACCCCTCTGGATTATACTGctatcctcatctgggtaacaacagacagtgtgaaaaagttcattatggatttatatgaagtctgtatggcgttgagagcagccgtagtcccagcagtctggaattaaagaagatttgagctccatccagaggcagaaaggatctggatctctagtatctccataaatttgtgtggggctcggcgaaaggaaagagggagaaaaaagataattatgactgcgaagtagtagaacagaatctagtcagggtaggcttgagtaaacaaatatgttttaagcctagacttaaacactgagactgtgtctgagtcccgaacactaataggaagactgttccataactgtggggctctataagagaaagctcttccccctgctgtagccttcactattcgaggtaccgtcagatagcctgcatcttttgatctaagtaggcgtggcggctcatataaaaccaaaaggtcacttagatattgtggtgcgagaccatttagtgctttataggttaataaaagtattttagaattaatgtgagattttactgggagccaatgcaatattgataatatcggtgtgatatggtcgtatcttctggttctagttaggactctagctgctgcattctggactaactggagcttatttatattcctactggaacatccagacagtatgacattacagtaatctaatctagaggtgacgaatgcatgaactagtatttccacatcatgtagtgacaatatgtttcttattttagaaatatttctgagatgaaagaaggctatcctagtaatattatctacatgagcatcaaatgataggctggagtcaataatcactccaaggtctttaactgctgcacataatgacagaaagaccatccagagtaaccacgtgatcagaaagaatatttctagctacacgtgggcctaataaaagtatttctgttttatcagaattaagtagaaggaagttaattaacatccaatgtctaatgtcctttacacaatcctcaactttactaagctgctgtctgtcctctggcttcgctgaaacatacaactgtgtatcatcagcataacagtggaagctaattccatgtttacgaataatttgacctaggggtagcatatataaagtaaagagcagtgggcctaaaacagaaccctgtagAACTCCAAAAGTatcctcagtacgcatggagaattcatcatttacatctacgaactgataacgatcggtcagataagacctgagccaggagaggactgttcccttaataccaacaacattttctaatctatcaaggagaatagtgtgatctatagtatcaaaagctgcactaaggtcgagtaacacaagcagcgagacacaaccctgatcgtaagtcagtagaaggtcatttactactttaactaacgctgtctctgtgctatgatgaggtctaaatcctgactgatacatttcatgaatgttattcctatctaagtacgagcataactgctttgctacaaccttttctaaaatcttagagatgaaggggagatttgatattggtctatagctggacaattgagacgggtcaagatcaggttttttaatcaagggtttaataactgctaatttaagtgatttaggtacatagccagtgcttagggaagaattgattatatttaaatgtggttcaattactcctggacaaatctgtttaaacaaacatgtaggtacgggatctagtatgcaagttgatgaattggctgaagagattaatgtagctagtttggtctctctaagcggagcaaaacactctaaacattgatctgatatcgctacattatcatgtaatgggtttgttacagtactgtccagttttaatttaatggcctgtatttcacgtctaatattttcaaccttatcaatgaaaaatttcatgaaatcttcactgctatgtaatgattgagtgtttctctctgtagtggttttattcctatttaattttgctactgtgttgaaaaggaatctagaattgtttttgttgtctcctattaaggtggagaaatagattattctagcatcgccaagagatttcctatatttcagtaggttctccttccatgctgtttgaaatatcaccagtttggtttgacgccatttacgttctaattgtcgagttgtctgttttaaggttcgaatgttcttttgggatgtttttattGAGTGTGCTGTCAGGCACAATTGGGTGGGAGTCAATAATGGGGCTGTCAGAGTAATTCACTGCAGCCAACAGCATTAGATTTGTgtagggatttaaaaaaaaaaaaattgggggtttgaacacaatttttaaaaagtacttaAATTTAATCCTAAAGAAATGTTTCTATACATGCTGCAGtc
Coding sequences within:
- the LOC128630086 gene encoding E3 ubiquitin-protein ligase UBR2-like isoform X2: MSREDPRPFLAISCPSSCDSALVCVGPRRWRARGGERRQMEMCILCHEAQEILPDGTAMVLAAFVQRSTVMSKNRKRPPHNPESYDPLFMHPDLSFGTHTGSCGHIMHSLCWQRYFETLQSQDAQWLHEQTSCDVVNGEYLCPLCKCRSNTVIPLLPLTETTCSYSNSEQPGLAHWLNATYISRSEPCTLLIRESSQQVSLIIYSACAPYLCVYVCTCSHIVVFVF
- the LOC128630086 gene encoding E3 ubiquitin-protein ligase UBR2-like isoform X1 encodes the protein MTQTLQSQSHFINKYIDLLTQDSEDLDASASTSAEHSPSSCDSALVCVGPRRWRARGGERRQMEMCILCHEAQEILPDGTAMVLAAFVQRSTVMSKNRKRPPHNPESYDPLFMHPDLSFGTHTGSCGHIMHSLCWQRYFETLQSQDAQWLHEQTSCDVVNGEYLCPLCKCRSNTVIPLLPLTETTCSYSNSEQPGLAHWLNATYISRSEPCTLLIRESSQQVSLIIYSACAPYLCVYVCTCSHIVVFVF
- the LOC128630086 gene encoding E3 ubiquitin-protein ligase UBR2-like isoform X3, with protein sequence MTQTLQSQSHFINKYIDLLTQDSEDLDASASTSAEHSPSSCDSALVCVGPRRWRARGGERRQMEMCILCHEAQEILPDGTAMVLAAFVQRSTVMSKNRKRPPHNPESYDPLFMHPDLSFGTHTGSCGHIMHSLCWQRYFETLQSQDAQWLHEQTSCDVVNGEYLCPLCKCRSNTVIPLLPLTETTCRYSHTNLCL